A single window of Rhodamnia argentea isolate NSW1041297 chromosome 5, ASM2092103v1, whole genome shotgun sequence DNA harbors:
- the LOC115750628 gene encoding cyclin-D3-1-like, whose translation MAMAQRQGHDPSSPPREPEDGHSSILLDDALYCEEDRFEEEEDEEEVDGLQTTAAGSYSVFPSQSVDGQPDSSWEEDDDGGEEEGEAEEDEEEEAELLSLLSKERRTRPDLGDDGCALAARREAVEWMLRVRGVYGFSALTAVLAVDYLDRFLSGFSPQRDSRPWMTQLVAVACLSLAAKVEETRVPLLLDLQVGDARFLFEAKTVQRMELLVLSTLGWGMHPVTPLSFVHHVAAARLGARRREFLRRCERLLVAAVSDSRSLSYLPSVLAAAAMAHVIEEVDPLRSSEHKARLLSSLRTSQEVVGDCCRFILEISETGNDAVNSSIGNSLKRKQCRFDRPNPRSPSGVVDASFSCEDDSNDSWVAIGPPFDLEDGGGSNLNPLQKRTRSLPLLLLPSPPSSAVQEKMLDLPFMSRRLFVGIVNGRPI comes from the exons atggcaatGGCACAGCGGCAAGGTCACGACCCATCATCGCCGCCCCGAGAACCAGAAGACGGTCATTCTTCCATCTTGCTCGACGATGCTCTCTACTGTGAAGAAGACAgattcgaagaagaagaagacgaggaagaAGTCGACGGACTTCAGACGACCGCCGCTGGAAGCTATTCAGTCTTTCCCTCGCAGTCAGTGGATGGACAACCAGACTCCTCgtgggaagaagacgacgacggcGGCGAGGAAGAgggggaggcggaggaggacgaggaggaggaggccgagCTGCTCTCGCTCTTGTCCAAGGAGCGCAGGACGAGGCCGGACCTCGGGGACGACGGGTGCGCGCTCGCGGCGCGGCGCGAGGCCGTGGAGTGGATGCTGCGGGTGCGGGGCGTCTACGGGTTCTCCGCGCTCACGGCGGTGCTGGCCGTGGATTACCTCGACAGGTTCCTCTCCGGCTTCAGCCCGCAGCGGGACAGCAGGCCGTGGATGACGCAGCTCGTGGCCGTCGCGTGCCTCTCCCTCGCCGCCAAAGTGGAGGAGACCCGCGTCCCTCTCCTCTTAGATCTCCAA GTGGGGGACGCGAGGTTCTTGTTCGAGGCGAAGACGGTGCAGCGGATGGAGCTCCTCGTCCTGTCCACGCTCGGGTGGGGGATGCACCCGGTGACGCCGCTGTCGTTCGTCCACCACGTCGCCGCGGCGAGGCTCGGGGCCAGGCGGCGGGAGTTCCTCCGCCGCTGCGAGCGGCTCCTCGTCGCCGCCGTCTCCG ATTCGAGATCGCTGAGCTACCTTCCGTCCGTCCTGGCCGCGGCGGCGATGGCGCACGTCATCGAGGAGGTCGACCCGTTACGTTCCTCGGAGCACAAGGCCCGGCTTTTGAGCTCCCTCCGCACGAGCCAg GAGGTGGTGGGAGACTGCTGCAGATTCATTCTGGAGATATCGGAGACCGGGAACGATGCGGTGAACTCGTCCATCGGCAACTCTTTGAAGCGCAAGCAGTGCCGCTTTGATCGACCAAACCCGAGGAGCCCGAGCGGAGTTGTCGACGCGTCGTTCAGCTGCGAGGACGACTCGAACGACTCGTGGGTGGCCATTGGCCCGCCGTTCGACCTGGAGGACGGCGGCGGCAGCAATCTCAATCCTCTACAGAAGAGGACCCGGTCGTTGCCGTTGCTGCTGCTGCCGTCGCCGCCATCGTCGGCGGTGCAAGAGAAGATGCTGGACTTGCCCTTCATGAGCAGGAGGCTCTTCGTGGGCATCGTCAATGGCCGTCCTATCTaa
- the LOC115750630 gene encoding uncharacterized protein LOC115750630, whose translation MVTISGLSGNHLVVVHPMCNKFPLRSKSKQTRSNECKAIGLACGKISRTNAGCLDVGHFRNNHVVSARRNNIALSYDDDLRPEPFWSSLIKEVVWSSKSLFTFLCEQPSQLKYIEWPSFQSTLRTATLTLILVALLIVALSSVDSALHCMLSWFRRGSS comes from the exons ATGGTGACAATCAGTGGCTTAAGTGGAAACCATCTAG TTGTGGTTCATCCCATGTGTAATAAATTTCCTCTCCGGAGCAAGAGTAAGCAGACGAGAAGTAATGAATGCAAAGCTATTGGGCTTGCCTGTGGTAAA ATTTCAAGAACAAATGCTGGTTGtttggatgttgggcatttcaGGAACAATCATGTGGTGTCTGCCAGAAGAAATAACATTGCGTTAAGCTATGACGATGACTTGCGTCCTGAACCATTTTGGTCTAGTCTGATCAAAGAAGTAGTGTG GTCTTCAAAGTCATTATTCACATTTTTGTGCGAGCAACCTAGCCAGCTGAAATACATAGAATGGCCGAGCTTTCAGAGCACG CTGAGAACGGCAACTCTCACGCTGATTCTTGTGGCATTGCTCATCGTCGCGCTGTCATCAGTGGATTCGGCCCTTCACTGCATGTTGAGCTGGTTTCGCAGGGGCTCTTCATGA
- the LOC115750626 gene encoding phosphatidylinositol 3,4,5-trisphosphate 3-phosphatase and protein-tyrosine-phosphatase PTEN2A has product MESSKTGEMDKESADASIPAAANHVEPPPATDPALDSSTRDGSPRLSAAGISSWAKNLRIPQSLSTAQDDSASSNGGKSTFARFTSGLGLRLSPRSPPADDTIGSPSAAQPGFIGTITKGLVDSSKSAVKAVQVKARHAVSQNKRRYQEGGFDLDMTYITENIIAMGFPAGDMSSGFFGYVEGFYRNHMEEVIKFFETHHKDKYKVYNLCSERLYDASLFEGKVASFPFDDHNCPPIQLIIYFCKSAYGWLKEDIENVVVVHCKAGMARTGLMISSLLLYLKFFPTAEESIDYYNQKRCVDGKGLVLPSQIRYVKYFERVLTYFNGENQPGRRCMLRGFRLHRCPYWIRPSITVSDHNGILFTTKKHPRTKELSPEDYWFSAPKKGIMVFALPGEPGLTELAGDFKVHFHDRQGDFYCWLNTTFMENRKILSTNDLDGFDKRKLPSPGFQVEIVLVDYDGAPSTQPSAQSGTKTSSAASDTTAPSVVGTPATSDPRESKDPGGNDKDDVFSDSEAEEGGSSKSKRSQPASSTGETVTSTTPTTETKSNADQVANVTRATEQVSLGNSGPTPPKSEAISSAEFSTSESEFKAMAADASVFTFGDEEDYESD; this is encoded by the exons ATGGAAAGCTCTAAGACTGGTGAAATGGACAAGGAGTCAGCTGATGCATCCATTCCCGCAGCAGCAAATCATGTGGAACCTCCTCCTGCCACTGATCCCGCACTAGATAGTTCTACCAGAGATGGGTCACCTCGGCTTTCTGCTGCTGGCATTTCTTCTTGGGCTAAAAATTTGAGGATTCCTCAGTCTCTATCAACTGCACAAGATGACTCTGCCAGTAGCAATGGTGGTAAATCCACTTTTGCACGATTCACTAGTGGTTTGGGGTTGCGATTGTCTCCAAGATCTCCTCCTGCAGATGACACCATAGGTAGTCCTTCAGCAGCACAGCCTGGTTTCATTGGAACTATCACTAAAGGTTTGGTTGATTCCTCCAAAAGTGCGGTGAAAGCAGTACAAGTCAAGGCTCGTCATGCTGTCTCTCAGAATAAACGTAGATACCAG GAAGGAGGATTTGATTTGGATATGACATATATCACTGAGAACATCATTGCTATGGGTTTCCCTGCTGGGGATATGAGCTCTGGTTTCTTTGGATATGTAGAG GGGTTCTATCGTAATCATATGGAAGAagtgattaaattttttgaaacccATCACAAG gACAAGTACAAAGTATACAATCTTTGTTCTGAAAGGCTATATGATGCATCATTGTTTGAAGGAAAG GTTGCAAGTTTCCCATTTGATGACCACAATTGTCCACCCATTCAGCTTATAATATACTTCTGTAAAAGTGCTTATGGATGGTTGAAGGAGGATATCGAGAATGTAGTGGTTGTGCACTGTAAGGCAGGGATGGCTAGAACAGGGCTAATGATTTCTAGCCTTCTCCTATATTTGAAG TTCTTCCCAACTGCCGAGGAGTCTATTGACTACTACAACCAGAAAAGATGTGTGGATGGAAAAGGGCTTGTCTTGCCAAGTCAGATT AGATATGTCAAGTACTTTGAACGTGTTTTGACATACTTCAATGGAGAAAACCAGCCTGGGCGAAG GTGCATGCTTAGGGGATTTCGTCTCCACAGGTGTCCTTATTGGATCAGACCCTCCATAACAGTCTCTGATCATAATG GCATTCTTTTTACCACTAAGAAGCATCCAAGGACAAAGGAACTGTCG CCTGAAGATTATTGGTTCAGCGCACCAAAGAAAGGAATTATGGTGTTTGCTTTGCCAGGCGAGCCTGGTCTGACAGAGTTGGCTGGGGATTTTAAAGTTCATTTCCATGACCGCCAAGGAGATTTCTACTG TTGGTTAAACACAACATTTATGGAGAACAGAAAGATTCTCAGCACCAATGATCTTGACGGATTCGATAAG AGGAAATTACCTTCTCCTGGGTTCCAGGTAGAGATTGTGCTGGTGGATTATGATGGTGCACCTTCAACCCAGCCCTCCGCTCAAAGTGGGACCAAGACTTCCAGTGCCGCCTCGGACACGACCGCTCCATCAGTTGTCGGCACTCCAGCCACTTCTGATCCCCGTGAAAGCAAAGACCCAGGAGGGAATGATAAAGACGATGTGTTTTCAGACAGTGAAGCAGAGGAAGGCGGTTCTTCTAAGAGCAAGCGAAGTCAACCGGCATCTTCAACTGGAGAAACTGTCACATCTACTACCCCCACTACGGAGACTAAGAGTAATGCGGATCAAGTAGCGAATGTGACCCGTGCGACCGAGCAGGTCTCTCTTGGAAACTCGGGTCCCACCCCGCCGAAAAGTGAAGCCATCTCCAGTGCCGAGTTCTCCACTTCAGAGAGTGAGTTCAAGGCAATGGCAGCTGATGCTTCTGTGTTCACGTTCGGGGATGAGGAGGACTATGAGAGCGACTGA